From a single Cyclobacterium marinum DSM 745 genomic region:
- the panC gene encoding pantoate--beta-alanine ligase, giving the protein MEILKTISSVKQHLRTLKPQNKSIGLVPTMGALHQGHLELIRQSKKLTDITFVSIFVNPIQFNNPEDLQKYPRTLASDLEILAKEGVDMVFTPSESEMYPEAVMMEFDFGSMEQVLEGRFRPGHFNGVAIVVSKLFHILEPDISFFGQKDIQQVAVIQRMVNDLSYPIKIEVVPTMREADGLAMSSRNQRLSKDGRILAPILYKTLSKCKDELLRGEEWFNIKNKVIPEMLEPLKIKPEYLELVELGSFTSVNNLTPEKPYAICIAAHIEEVRLIDNIIIRTDHI; this is encoded by the coding sequence TTGGAAATACTAAAAACGATATCTTCTGTAAAACAGCATTTAAGGACCTTAAAACCTCAAAACAAGTCCATAGGATTGGTGCCAACTATGGGGGCATTGCACCAAGGACATTTAGAATTGATCCGGCAGTCGAAAAAACTAACGGACATTACATTTGTGTCCATTTTTGTCAATCCCATACAGTTTAACAATCCGGAAGACCTTCAAAAATACCCAAGGACTTTAGCTTCCGATTTAGAGATATTAGCCAAAGAAGGTGTTGATATGGTATTCACTCCTTCTGAAAGCGAAATGTATCCTGAAGCGGTAATGATGGAATTTGATTTTGGTTCTATGGAACAAGTGTTAGAAGGCCGCTTTCGCCCGGGACATTTCAATGGAGTGGCTATAGTAGTTTCTAAATTGTTCCATATTTTGGAGCCGGACATTTCTTTTTTCGGGCAAAAAGACATTCAGCAAGTCGCTGTTATTCAAAGAATGGTAAACGACCTTTCTTACCCCATAAAAATCGAAGTAGTCCCTACCATGAGAGAGGCTGATGGCCTGGCCATGTCTTCTAGAAACCAAAGACTAAGTAAAGACGGAAGGATTCTTGCTCCCATACTCTATAAGACTTTATCCAAATGTAAAGATGAACTTTTAAGGGGTGAGGAATGGTTTAACATAAAAAATAAGGTCATTCCGGAAATGCTTGAACCACTTAAAATAAAACCAGAGTATTTGGAACTCGTAGAATTAGGTAGTTTTACTTCTGTCAATAATCTAACACCCGAAAAGCCATACGCTATTTGTATAGCGGCACACATTGAAGAGGTACGATTAATAGACAACATTATTATCCGTACTGACCATATATAA
- the panD gene encoding aspartate 1-decarboxylase, with protein sequence MQIQLLKSKIHRVKITQAELHYVGSITIDEALMEAANIIENEKVQIVNINNGERLETYVIKGERDSGQICLNGPAARKAQVGDVIIIISYASMDFEEAKKYKPTIVFPDDQNKLI encoded by the coding sequence ATGCAAATTCAGTTATTAAAATCTAAAATCCACAGGGTAAAAATCACCCAAGCAGAGCTTCATTATGTTGGATCTATTACCATTGATGAAGCATTGATGGAAGCAGCTAATATTATCGAAAACGAAAAAGTTCAAATTGTAAATATCAACAATGGCGAACGTTTGGAGACCTATGTTATCAAGGGTGAGCGAGATTCGGGACAAATTTGTCTAAACGGGCCTGCCGCAAGGAAAGCCCAGGTAGGGGATGTTATCATCATTATCTCCTATGCTAGCATGGATTTTGAAGAAGCGAAAAAATATAAACCAACCATTGTTTTCCCGGATGACCAAAACAAATTGATTTGA